A window from Hymenobacter volaticus encodes these proteins:
- a CDS encoding LexA family transcriptional regulator gives MELHERFAAFIADKGITVNQLAKELNYDRPEKLYSILRQRNKPSYETLLDILTRYPELSAEWLIRGQGNMYMSAPTTSDVEVGIELTKNLPLRTDNGRTLVVTTDTKGKENMSLVPIPAQAGYSRQFSDPSFVEDLVKFTIPGFPIQGGRAFEVESDSMMPIIRHKDMVLCSYVDKWTNLAPGYPYVVVMENMIMVKRINAPILHADDIVELYSDNSHYQVHRVRAEDIREIWLVRGILTSQIPANNREVQDRLIEMVGFMTNNTEHLQLMTMEMLRMIRETQTVTKK, from the coding sequence ATGGAATTGCACGAACGGTTTGCTGCTTTTATAGCCGATAAAGGTATCACGGTGAATCAGTTGGCTAAAGAGCTCAACTATGATAGGCCCGAGAAGCTGTACTCCATTTTGCGTCAACGCAACAAGCCTAGCTATGAAACCTTATTGGATATACTCACACGCTACCCGGAATTAAGTGCTGAATGGCTTATTCGAGGCCAAGGCAACATGTATATGAGTGCACCTACAACATCAGATGTTGAAGTAGGGATTGAACTAACCAAAAACTTGCCATTGCGCACCGACAACGGCCGTACCCTAGTGGTCACCACCGACACTAAGGGCAAAGAAAACATGTCGCTGGTCCCGATTCCGGCGCAAGCCGGCTACAGCCGTCAGTTCAGCGACCCTTCCTTCGTTGAAGATCTGGTGAAATTCACTATTCCTGGGTTTCCTATTCAAGGCGGGCGAGCCTTCGAAGTAGAGAGCGACAGTATGATGCCTATCATTCGCCACAAGGACATGGTGCTGTGCAGCTATGTGGACAAGTGGACCAACTTGGCGCCTGGCTACCCCTATGTGGTGGTGATGGAAAACATGATTATGGTGAAGCGCATCAACGCACCCATTTTACACGCTGACGACATTGTGGAGCTTTACTCCGACAATTCTCACTACCAAGTGCACCGGGTAAGAGCCGAGGACATCCGAGAAATCTGGCTGGTGCGCGGGATTCTTACTTCCCAAATACCCGCCAACAACCGCGAAGTGCAGGACCGTTTGATTGAGATGGTCGGGTTTATGACCAACAATACCGAACACCTTCAACTGATGACCATGGAAATGCTGCGCATGATCCGTGAAACACAGACTGTTACTAAAAAGTAA
- a CDS encoding M48 family metallopeptidase has product MPTVQIGDLLVEVVRKNIRSLRLTVYAPDGRIRVAVPTRTSDQAIQDFVAARRTWISKHQEKFKLQKPAVESLYVTGETHYYQGIGYTLQLHTFDGTPHVVCQEPQTLNLYIREGSTQQQREKVLLAWYRRQLKAQLPEMVAQWQKVVGVQVNEWGVKQMKTRWGTCNIRAKRIWLNLELIKRPSSCLEYVVVHELVHLHERLHNARFWGLMDRFMPAWRTHREQLKRTLLETPIELDAC; this is encoded by the coding sequence ATGCCAACAGTACAAATTGGTGATTTACTAGTAGAAGTAGTACGTAAGAATATTCGCAGCCTACGCCTAACAGTTTACGCCCCCGACGGGCGCATCCGAGTGGCAGTACCAACACGCACATCCGACCAAGCTATTCAGGATTTTGTAGCCGCTCGTCGTACGTGGATTAGTAAGCATCAGGAAAAGTTCAAGTTGCAAAAGCCAGCCGTAGAGTCGTTGTACGTTACGGGAGAAACACATTATTACCAAGGCATAGGCTATACATTGCAGTTGCACACGTTTGATGGGACGCCGCACGTGGTTTGTCAGGAGCCACAAACCCTGAACTTATATATACGAGAAGGCAGTACGCAGCAACAACGCGAGAAAGTATTGCTGGCCTGGTATCGACGGCAACTAAAGGCGCAATTGCCGGAAATGGTAGCGCAGTGGCAAAAAGTGGTTGGCGTGCAGGTGAATGAATGGGGTGTCAAGCAAATGAAAACTCGTTGGGGCACTTGCAACATTCGGGCGAAGCGCATCTGGTTGAATCTAGAGCTAATCAAGAGACCCTCTTCTTGCCTGGAATATGTGGTGGTTCATGAGTTAGTACACTTACACGAGCGGTTACATAACGCACGATTTTGGGGACTCATGGATCGTTTTATGCCAGCGTGGCGCACGCACCGAGAACAGTTGAAAAGGACTCTGCTGGAGACACCCATTGAATTAGATGCGTGCTGA
- a CDS encoding iron-sulfur cluster co-chaperone HscB C-terminal domain-containing protein, producing the protein METNYFEFYNLPETFQPDEAALKRQYYALSREYHPDFHATASPERQQEILNLATLNTNAYRTLSDFDLRMAYILGRHGLLEEGKQELPSDFLMEVMDLNEQLMELEFEPDSEAAKRVEDEVNALTQTLDAGIEPVLVGYPGLPPDARPQALRQVQTYYLKKRYLLRIRESLTKFAARS; encoded by the coding sequence ATGGAGACCAATTATTTTGAATTCTACAACCTGCCGGAGACATTCCAGCCGGACGAGGCGGCACTGAAGCGTCAGTATTATGCTTTGAGCCGTGAATATCATCCCGACTTTCATGCTACTGCAAGCCCAGAGCGGCAACAGGAAATCCTGAATCTGGCTACTCTCAACACCAACGCCTACCGTACCCTCTCCGACTTTGATCTGCGAATGGCGTACATTTTAGGGCGCCATGGCCTATTAGAGGAAGGCAAACAGGAGTTGCCATCAGATTTTTTAATGGAAGTAATGGACTTAAATGAGCAGCTAATGGAGCTCGAATTTGAGCCCGATTCGGAGGCTGCCAAGCGGGTGGAAGATGAAGTTAACGCGCTGACTCAGACGCTCGATGCAGGTATTGAGCCTGTGCTAGTGGGCTACCCCGGCTTACCTCCCGATGCCCGGCCCCAAGCATTGCGTCAAGTGCAGACTTACTATTTGAAAAAGCGTTACCTGTTGCGCATTCGCGAAAGTCTGACTAAGTTTGCAGCCCGCTCCTGA
- a CDS encoding putative quinol monooxygenase — protein sequence MLIRIVRMTFAPEQVPAFLEIFRSSQDQIRLMPGCHFLELWQDAEHAHIYCTHSHWESEEALNNYRRSELFGKVWPATKALFATPAQAFSVHQVQVV from the coding sequence ATGCTAATTAGAATTGTGCGCATGACCTTTGCGCCTGAGCAAGTCCCGGCTTTTCTAGAAATTTTCCGTAGCTCTCAAGACCAAATTCGTCTAATGCCAGGCTGTCATTTTTTAGAGTTGTGGCAAGATGCAGAGCATGCACACATCTACTGCACGCACAGCCATTGGGAGTCAGAGGAAGCGTTAAACAACTACCGGCGCTCCGAACTATTCGGGAAGGTTTGGCCCGCTACCAAGGCGTTGTTTGCAACCCCGGCCCAGGCATTTTCGGTACATCAGGTTCAGGTAGTATAA